One Streptomyces sp. NBC_01217 genomic region harbors:
- a CDS encoding serine hydrolase domain-containing protein has product MPQIHGHCDDRFSAVRTAFEANFRERDELGAAVTVLIGGEPVVDLWGGWADRARTRPWERETLVNVWSTTKGPTALCAHILADRGLLDLDAPVAAYWPEFAAAGKEAVLVRHLLSHRAGLAGLREPHALSELYDWDLTTARLAATEPWWEPGTQSGYHALTYGFLVGEVIRRISGLLPGEFLQREVTGPLGIDFTVGLPEKEAGRVAELVVASADARQQAEIFAQMDPLAVAALLNPPTGASAANTPQWRAAEIPAANGHGTARAVAALYGIFAGRGRSGERRILSEEAAELVREGQGSCRDLVLGAGIGHDTEIALGLWLSGPDGSYGPNPRAFGHDGAGGSCGLADPEADLALGYVMNRMGPGICDDPRKMTLIEAVYEAL; this is encoded by the coding sequence ATGCCACAGATCCACGGCCACTGCGACGACCGATTCTCCGCGGTACGCACCGCGTTCGAGGCGAACTTCCGGGAGCGCGACGAACTGGGCGCGGCCGTGACGGTGCTGATCGGCGGGGAACCGGTCGTCGACCTCTGGGGCGGCTGGGCCGACCGCGCCCGCACCCGCCCATGGGAGCGCGAGACCCTGGTCAACGTCTGGTCCACGACCAAGGGGCCGACCGCCCTCTGCGCCCACATCCTGGCCGACCGGGGCCTGCTCGACCTCGACGCGCCGGTCGCCGCGTACTGGCCGGAGTTCGCCGCGGCGGGCAAGGAGGCCGTGCTGGTACGCCATCTGCTCTCGCACCGCGCGGGGCTGGCGGGGCTGCGCGAGCCGCACGCCCTGTCCGAACTCTACGACTGGGATCTGACCACCGCCCGTCTGGCGGCGACCGAGCCCTGGTGGGAGCCCGGCACGCAGTCCGGCTACCACGCCCTGACGTACGGCTTCCTGGTCGGTGAGGTGATCCGGCGGATCAGCGGTCTGCTGCCGGGGGAGTTCCTCCAGCGGGAGGTGACCGGCCCGCTCGGGATCGACTTCACGGTGGGGCTCCCCGAGAAGGAGGCGGGCCGCGTCGCCGAACTCGTCGTCGCGAGTGCCGACGCGCGTCAACAGGCGGAGATCTTCGCGCAGATGGACCCCCTGGCCGTCGCCGCGCTCCTCAACCCGCCGACGGGCGCCTCTGCCGCCAACACCCCGCAGTGGCGGGCGGCGGAGATCCCCGCGGCCAACGGCCATGGCACCGCCCGCGCCGTTGCCGCGCTGTACGGGATCTTCGCCGGACGGGGCAGGTCGGGCGAGCGCCGGATCCTCTCCGAGGAGGCCGCCGAGCTCGTCCGCGAGGGACAGGGCTCCTGCCGCGACCTGGTGCTCGGCGCGGGCATCGGCCATGACACGGAGATCGCGCTGGGCCTGTGGCTGAGCGGCCCGGACGGTTCGTACGGCCCCAACCCGCGCGCCTTCGGCCACGACGGCGCAGGCGGTTCCTGCGGCCTGGCCGACCCGGAGGCCGACCTGGCACTGGGTTACGTGATGAACCGGATGGGCCCCGGCATCTGTGACGACCCGCGGAAGATGACGCTGATCGAGGCGGTGTACGAGGCACTGTGA
- a CDS encoding histidine phosphatase family protein: MTVRVSLVAAARSSALLAERFDDDRPLDHAGWHEVQLAANALVPLGAAELRYCSPTPRSRATGEALGYAPLVQPALRDCDMGRWRGHTLAEVAAAEPAAVDAWLADPRSAPHGGEPLLAFISRIGGWLDTRPAYDGAIVAVAEPAVVRAALVYALKAPPSTYWNVDVRPLSTVTLTGLPGRWSLRLEAGVR; encoded by the coding sequence ATGACTGTTCGAGTCTCGCTCGTCGCCGCGGCGCGCAGCTCTGCCCTGCTTGCCGAGCGCTTCGACGACGACCGGCCGCTCGACCACGCCGGCTGGCACGAGGTGCAGCTCGCCGCGAACGCCCTGGTCCCCCTGGGCGCCGCCGAGCTGCGCTACTGCTCGCCGACCCCACGCAGCCGCGCCACCGGCGAGGCGCTCGGCTACGCCCCGCTCGTCCAGCCCGCCCTGCGCGACTGCGACATGGGCCGCTGGCGCGGCCACACCCTCGCCGAGGTCGCCGCGGCCGAACCCGCGGCCGTCGACGCCTGGCTCGCGGACCCGCGCTCCGCACCGCACGGCGGCGAACCGCTGCTCGCCTTCATCTCCCGCATAGGGGGCTGGCTGGACACCCGTCCCGCGTACGACGGCGCCATCGTCGCCGTCGCCGAACCGGCGGTCGTCCGGGCGGCCCTCGTCTATGCGCTCAAGGCCCCGCCGTCGACATACTGGAACGTCGACGTCCGGCCGCTGTCCACGGTCACGCTCACGGGCCTGCCCGGCCGCTGGAGCCTCCGGCTCGAAGCGGGAGTCCGCTGA
- a CDS encoding GNAT family N-acetyltransferase — protein sequence MNDDMPQRRYEISSDPARLDAARIHHWLSTDAYWALGRTREHQDRAIAGSLNFGAYDVISGEQVGCARVVTDHATFAWLCDVYVDRSARGHGIATRMAAAARDHLAPTGIRRFLLATDDAHGVYEKVGFEPLKDPHKWMSLQLG from the coding sequence ATGAACGACGACATGCCCCAGCGGCGTTACGAGATATCGTCCGACCCCGCCCGCCTGGACGCGGCCCGCATCCACCACTGGCTGTCGACGGATGCCTACTGGGCCCTCGGGCGCACCCGTGAGCACCAGGACCGGGCCATCGCCGGATCGCTCAACTTCGGTGCCTACGACGTCATCTCGGGCGAGCAGGTGGGCTGCGCGCGGGTGGTGACCGACCACGCCACCTTCGCCTGGCTCTGCGATGTGTACGTCGACCGCTCGGCCCGCGGTCACGGCATCGCCACACGGATGGCCGCCGCCGCGCGCGACCACCTGGCTCCCACCGGCATCCGCAGGTTCCTTCTCGCCACCGACGACGCCCACGGGGTCTACGAGAAGGTGGGCTTCGAGCCGCTGAAGGACCCGCACAAGTGGATGTCGCTCCAACTCGGCTGA
- a CDS encoding aminotransferase-like domain-containing protein: MQERSSVTELVESLRGELNRYSPGGKLPSSRALVERFRVSPVTVSRAIAQLAAEGLVVTRPGSGAFRAQPRSDVPAPGDTSWQEVSLSGDGGPEAVPRTVDASGVLVTLAAPPPGVIELNGGYLHSSLQPERALAAALARAGRRPGAWDRPPTDGLTELRAWFAREIGLALTAADVLITAGGQSALATALRALAPPGAPVLVESPTYPGMLAAARATGLRPVPVPVDSDGVRPELLAAAFRATGARVFVCQPLFQNPTGAVLAPERRGEVIRIARAAGAFVIEDDFARRLVHDDAGPLPAPLAADDPDGVVVHVCSLTKITSPSLRVGALAARGPVLGRLRAIQIVDSFFVPRPLQEAALELVGSPAWGHHLRSVSTELRNRRTAMTTALRQELPALTLAHIPAGGGSLWLRLPDTEGGTDESAVVSAALRAGVAIAPGRPYFCAEPPSPQVRLSFAAVAGAAEIAEGVRRLRTACDEVLTGGVESNLRP; the protein is encoded by the coding sequence ATGCAAGAGCGTAGCAGTGTTACTGAACTCGTCGAATCCCTCCGCGGCGAGTTGAACCGCTACTCACCGGGTGGAAAGCTGCCGTCCAGCCGGGCTCTCGTGGAGCGCTTCCGGGTCAGCCCCGTCACCGTCTCCCGGGCCATCGCCCAGCTCGCCGCCGAGGGCCTGGTCGTCACCAGGCCGGGCTCCGGCGCCTTCCGGGCGCAGCCGCGCAGCGATGTGCCCGCGCCCGGCGACACCTCCTGGCAGGAGGTCTCCCTCAGCGGCGACGGCGGCCCCGAAGCGGTGCCCCGCACCGTCGACGCCTCCGGTGTCCTGGTCACACTCGCCGCACCGCCGCCCGGCGTCATCGAGCTCAACGGCGGTTACCTCCACTCCTCGCTCCAGCCCGAGCGGGCGCTCGCCGCCGCCCTCGCCAGGGCCGGCCGCCGCCCCGGTGCCTGGGACCGCCCGCCCACCGACGGTCTCACCGAACTGCGGGCCTGGTTCGCCCGGGAGATCGGGCTCGCGCTCACCGCCGCCGACGTACTGATCACCGCGGGCGGCCAGAGTGCCCTGGCCACCGCACTGCGCGCCCTCGCCCCGCCCGGCGCCCCGGTCCTGGTCGAATCGCCCACCTACCCCGGCATGCTGGCCGCCGCCCGCGCCACCGGACTGCGGCCCGTGCCGGTACCCGTCGACTCCGACGGCGTACGGCCGGAACTGCTCGCCGCCGCATTCCGGGCCACCGGCGCCCGGGTCTTCGTCTGCCAGCCGCTCTTCCAGAACCCGACGGGCGCGGTCCTCGCCCCCGAACGGCGCGGCGAGGTCATCCGGATCGCCCGCGCGGCGGGAGCCTTCGTCATCGAGGACGACTTCGCCCGCCGCCTCGTCCACGACGATGCCGGGCCGTTGCCCGCACCCCTGGCCGCCGACGACCCCGACGGCGTCGTCGTTCATGTCTGCTCCCTCACCAAGATCACCTCACCCAGCCTGCGGGTGGGCGCGCTCGCCGCCCGCGGTCCGGTGCTGGGACGGCTGCGGGCCATCCAGATCGTCGACAGCTTCTTCGTCCCCCGGCCGCTCCAGGAGGCCGCGCTCGAACTGGTCGGCTCCCCGGCCTGGGGCCACCATCTGCGATCCGTGTCGACGGAACTGAGGAACCGGCGCACCGCCATGACGACAGCCCTGCGCCAGGAGCTGCCCGCCCTCACACTTGCGCACATCCCCGCGGGCGGCGGCAGCCTGTGGCTGCGCCTGCCCGACACGGAAGGCGGCACGGACGAGTCCGCGGTGGTCTCGGCGGCCCTGCGCGCGGGCGTGGCCATCGCACCCGGCCGCCCGTACTTCTGCGCCGAACCCCCCTCCCCCCAGGTCCGGCTGAGCTTCGCCGCGGTCGCCGGGGCGGCTGAGATCGCCGAAGGGGTCCGCCGCCTGCGCACCGCCTGCGACGAAGTCCTGACCGGCGGCGTGGAGAGTAACCTCCGGCCATGA
- a CDS encoding DMT family transporter, whose protein sequence is MRVKDSATHGSAIAVDRAAGGTASRRGVVLAGLGVLAFSLTFPSTAWGLESFGPWSLVALRTLLAAAIAGGALLAGRVPLPDRRHRAGLVVVAAGVVAGFPLLTTLALQTSTTSHAAVVVGLLPLTTAVFSSLRTGARPSRAFWAAALAGAAVVIVFTVRESGGVLSGGDLYLFGALLVCAAGYTEGGRLADVMPGWQVVGWALILSLPLAVAGAAIALPLEPVRPTVHGVIGLVWVAAGSTFLGLYVWYRGMAEIGVPRASQLQLAQPLLTLVWSFFLLGEEVSAAAPVAAIAVLVCIAATQRAGRARRPG, encoded by the coding sequence ATGAGAGTCAAGGATAGCGCTACTCACGGCAGCGCGATAGCGGTCGACAGGGCAGCAGGCGGTACGGCGAGCCGGCGTGGCGTGGTCCTCGCCGGGCTCGGTGTCCTCGCCTTCTCGCTGACGTTCCCGTCCACCGCCTGGGGGCTGGAGAGCTTCGGCCCCTGGTCACTGGTGGCGCTGCGCACCCTGCTCGCCGCCGCGATCGCGGGCGGCGCACTGCTGGCGGGGCGCGTACCGCTGCCCGACCGCCGGCACCGGGCCGGGCTCGTCGTCGTCGCCGCGGGCGTGGTGGCCGGCTTTCCGTTGCTGACGACGCTGGCGCTGCAGACGTCGACGACCTCGCACGCGGCCGTGGTGGTGGGGCTGCTGCCGCTGACCACCGCGGTGTTCTCCTCGCTGCGGACCGGGGCGAGGCCGTCCCGTGCCTTCTGGGCCGCGGCGCTCGCCGGGGCGGCGGTGGTGATCGTGTTCACCGTGCGGGAGAGCGGTGGTGTGCTGTCCGGCGGTGATCTGTATCTGTTCGGTGCGCTGCTGGTGTGTGCGGCGGGGTACACCGAGGGCGGCAGGCTCGCCGACGTCATGCCGGGCTGGCAGGTGGTCGGCTGGGCGCTGATCCTCTCCCTGCCGCTCGCGGTGGCGGGGGCGGCGATCGCGCTGCCGCTGGAGCCGGTGCGGCCGACCGTGCACGGAGTGATCGGTCTGGTCTGGGTGGCGGCCGGGTCCACCTTCCTCGGTCTGTACGTCTGGTACCGCGGGATGGCGGAGATCGGGGTGCCGAGGGCCAGCCAGCTCCAGCTCGCGCAGCCGTTGCTGACTCTGGTGTGGTCGTTCTTCCTGCTCGGCGAGGAGGTCTCGGCGGCGGCCCCGGTGGCGGCGATCGCGGTGCTCGTCTGCATCGCGGCCACCCAGCGGGCGGGGCGTGCCCGGCGCCCGGGATGA
- a CDS encoding DUF1918 domain-containing protein, producing MEAHAGDRLLTHGRTVGQHDRVAEIVEVLGAGGTPPYRVRFEDGHEHLISPGPDSVVQHTVVRKQAPETP from the coding sequence ATGGAGGCACACGCGGGCGACCGGCTGCTGACGCACGGCAGGACCGTGGGACAGCACGACCGGGTCGCAGAGATCGTCGAAGTGCTCGGGGCCGGGGGCACTCCCCCGTACCGCGTCCGCTTCGAGGACGGACACGAACACCTGATTTCGCCCGGTCCCGACAGCGTCGTACAGCACACCGTCGTCCGGAAGCAGGCACCGGAGACCCCGTAG
- a CDS encoding glycoside hydrolase family 10 protein, with translation MRQMARRGFVVGAAGVVAGVVGTLTTAGEAVAAPSRQAGSGRAGALPRRGGGHAVARRELRGMWVATVANIDWPSAPGLTAAAQKAELIAYLDEAVDRRLNVVILQVRPTADALWPSPYEPWAQYLTGVQGKDPGWDPLGTAVREAHRRGLELHAWFNPYRVANHTDPSRLVATHPARLHPDWVLPYGGKLYYNPGIPEVRRFVQDAMLDAVRRYDIDAVHWDDYFYPYPVAGQVFDDDATYAKYGAGFPDKAAWRRDNTDKLVRETAERIKKIKRDVQFGISPFGVWRNAATDPLGSDTKAGVQTYDDLYADTRGWVQKGWIDYICPQIYWNIGFAAADYAKLLPWWDGVVRGTGVDLFVGEALYKAGDPAQPAAWQDPAELSRHIDFAAAYDQVRGHVYFSGKDVVTDRIGTMDRLVADHYRNRVRPPR, from the coding sequence AAGCCGTCGCCGCCCCGTCCCGGCAGGCCGGTTCCGGGCGGGCGGGCGCATTGCCGCGCAGGGGCGGCGGTCACGCGGTGGCGCGGCGCGAGCTGCGCGGCATGTGGGTCGCCACCGTCGCCAACATCGACTGGCCCTCGGCGCCCGGTCTGACGGCGGCCGCGCAGAAGGCCGAGCTGATCGCGTACCTCGACGAGGCCGTCGACCGGCGGCTGAACGTCGTCATCCTCCAGGTCCGGCCGACCGCCGACGCGCTGTGGCCCTCGCCCTACGAGCCATGGGCCCAGTACCTCACCGGCGTCCAGGGCAAGGACCCCGGCTGGGACCCGCTGGGCACCGCCGTCCGCGAGGCGCACCGCCGCGGCCTGGAACTGCACGCGTGGTTCAACCCGTACCGGGTCGCCAACCACACCGACCCGTCCCGGCTGGTCGCCACCCACCCCGCCAGGCTGCACCCGGACTGGGTCCTGCCGTACGGCGGGAAGCTGTACTACAACCCAGGAATCCCCGAGGTCCGCCGCTTCGTCCAGGACGCGATGCTCGACGCTGTCCGCCGCTACGACATCGACGCCGTGCACTGGGACGACTACTTCTACCCGTACCCGGTGGCCGGGCAGGTCTTCGACGACGACGCCACATACGCGAAATACGGCGCGGGCTTTCCCGACAAGGCCGCCTGGCGGCGGGACAACACCGACAAGCTGGTGCGCGAGACCGCCGAGCGGATCAAGAAGATCAAGAGGGACGTCCAGTTCGGGATCAGCCCGTTCGGTGTGTGGCGCAATGCCGCGACGGATCCGCTCGGCTCCGACACGAAGGCGGGTGTGCAGACCTACGACGATCTGTACGCGGACACCCGCGGCTGGGTCCAGAAGGGCTGGATCGACTACATCTGCCCGCAGATCTACTGGAACATCGGCTTCGCCGCCGCCGACTACGCCAAGCTGCTGCCCTGGTGGGACGGGGTCGTACGGGGCACGGGCGTCGATCTGTTCGTGGGCGAGGCGCTCTACAAGGCCGGTGACCCCGCCCAGCCCGCCGCCTGGCAGGACCCTGCCGAACTCTCCCGCCACATCGACTTCGCCGCCGCCTACGACCAGGTGCGCGGCCATGTCTACTTCTCCGGCAAGGACGTGGTCACGGACCGGATCGGAACCATGGACCGGCTGGTGGCCGACCACTACCGCAACAGGGTGCGCCCACCCCGCTGA